In Lotus japonicus ecotype B-129 chromosome 5, LjGifu_v1.2, one genomic interval encodes:
- the LOC130718296 gene encoding protein SOB FIVE-LIKE 5-like isoform X2, with product MDISASQYSSASESGWTHYLDQSSFSESYFQRRGGIGECEEGKGATMEESEEDLSMVSDASSGPPHYDNECHYGNWQYPYSSSTTKESQKKKKVKEYGRIQQPSLLDDTASSPDFSWPNESHKKQDNFSGNGGVESELDFSQCVSATRTKRKTKFQKHFSFGKLSSQEPGGIDGGKGK from the exons ATGGATATTTCTGCTTCACAATACAGCAGTGCTAGTGAATCTGGTTGGACCCATTACTTGGACCAATCCTCTTTTTCTGAAAGTTACTTCCAAAGAAGAGGTGGGATTGGGGAGTGTGAAGAAGGAAAAGGAGCAACAATGGAGGAGTCTGAAGAGGATTTGTCCATGGTTTCGGATGCTTCTTCTGGACCTCCACATTATGACAATGAATGTCATTATGGAAATTGGCAATATCCTTACAGTTCTTCTACAACCAAAGAatcccagaagaagaagaaggttaaAGAATATGGAAGAATTCAACAACCTTCACTTCTTGATGACACTGCAAGCTCCCCTGATTTTAGCTGGCCCAATGAGAGTCACAAG AAGCAAGACAATTTCTCAGGGAATGGAGGAGTAGAAAGTGAATTGGATTTTTCACAATGTGTATCTGCAACAAGAACAAAG AGAAAGACTAAATTCCAGAAGCACTTCAGTTTTGGAAAACTATCTTCACAGGAACCAG GTGGTATAGATGGAGGAAAAGGGAAATGA
- the LOC130717621 gene encoding putative nucleobase-ascorbate transporter 10, giving the protein MAQNGGGGGGSTDSNAATEGGGGGKNAGGAKKGEEVQPHPVKEQLPGVQYCINSPPPWPQAFALGFQHYLLTLGITVLIPTIIVPQMGGGDAEKVRVVQTLLFVSGISTILQSLFGTRLPTVVVGSYTYIIPTISIVQASRYNSYTDPYERFTQTIRGIQGALIASACLQMAMGFCGIWRNAVRFLSPLSVVPYVTFTGLSLYHLGFPMLAKCVEVGLPALIAFVFISQYLKRYITTKKPIHDRFAVLFTVAIAWLFAQFLTSCKVYNHRPESTQTSCRTDRAGLISAAPWVYFPYPFQWGSPTFNTGEAFAMMAASFVSLFEYTGTSYAAARYGSATPVPPSVISRGAGWVGVGALLSGMFGSVTGTTVSVENAGLLALTRVGSRRVIQISAGFMIFFSVFGKIGAIFASVPLPIIAAVYCVLFGYVSSAGLGFLQFFNLNSFRTKFVLGLSFFLGISIPQYFSEYYHVKQDHEGPRWFNDTVTVMFMSHTTVASLVAFVLDVTLSREDDEAKNDSGLKWWERFSLYNADVRNNEFYSLPCRLDNLFPAL; this is encoded by the exons ATGGCTcaaaatggtggtggtggtggtggttccaCTGACAGCAATGCTGCTACTgaaggtggtggcggtggcaaaAACGCTGGTGGTGCCAAAAAAGGGGAGGAGGTGCAACCACACCCTGTGAAAGAGCAATTACCTGGAGTTCAGTATTGCATTAATAGTCCTCCTCCATGGC CTCAAGCATTTGCATTGGGGTTCCAGCATTACCTGCTGACTCTTGGCATCACAGTTCTGATTCCAACCATAATTGTTCCTCAAATGGGTGGTGGGGAT GCTGAGAAAGTTAGGGTGGTACAGACCCTTCTATTTGTCTCTGGAATCAGCACAATTCTTCAGTCTTTATTTGGAACCAGACTTCCAACTGTGGTTGTTGGTTCATACACTTACATAATACCCACAATTTCTATTGTTCAAGCTAGCAGATATAATTCATACACAGATCCTTATGAG AGGTTTACTCAGACAATAAGAGGAATTCAAGGTGCTTTGATTGCAAGTGCATGTTTGCAAATGGCTATGGGATTCTGTGGAATTTGGAGGAATGCTGTCAG GTTCCTTAGTCCACTTTCTGTGGTCCCATATGTAACTTTCACTGGACTTAGTCTCTACCATCTTGGTTTCCCAATG CTTGCAAAATGTGTTGAAGTTGGGCTTCCAGCACTAATTGCTTTTGTTTTCATCTCACAG TACCTTAAGCGTTATATCACCACCAAGAAGCCTATACATGACCGATTTGCAGTGCTGTTTACTGTTGCAATTGCATGGTTATTTGCACAGTTTCTGACTTCTTGCAAGGTATATAACCACAGGCCAGAAAGTACACAGACTAGTTGCCGCACTGATCGTGCTGGACTCATCAGTGCCGCGCCATG GGTGTATTTTCCTTATCCCTTCCAATGGGGGAGTCCTACTTTCAATACTGGGGAAGCTTTTGCAATGATGGCTGCTTCCTTTGTTTCTCTTTTTGAG TATACTGGTACATCATATGCTGCTGCAAGATATGGCAGTGCGACCCCTGTGCCGCCTTCTGTAATCAGCCGCGGAGCTGGCTGGGTG GGAGTAGGTGCTTTGCTCAGTGGCATGTTTGGTTCTGTAACTGGAACTACAGTTTCAGT GGAAAATGCTGGTTTACTGGCATTAACAAGAGTAGGAAGCAGAAGAGTAATCCAAATATCAGCTGGCTTTATGATTTTCTTCTCTGTATTTG GAAAAATTGGAGCCATTTTTGCTTCTGTACCTTTGCCAATCATAGCAGCAGTATACTGTGTATTATTCGGCTATGTGT CCTCCGCAGGTCTTGGTTTTCTCCAGTTCTTTAACCTTAACAGTTTCAGAACAAAATTCGTTTTGGGCTTGTCATTCTTCCTAGGAATCTCCATTCCACAATATTTCTCAGAGTACTATCATGTGAAGCAAGATCATGAAGGTCCTAGATGG TTCAACGATACTGTGACGGTGATGTTCATGTCACACACAACAGTTGCTTCCTTGGTTGCTTTCGTTTTGGATGTCACACTCTCTCGTGAAGACGATGAGGCAAAAAATGACAGTGGCTTGAAGTGGTGGGAGAGGTTTAGTTTGTATAATGCAGATGTTAGGAACAATGAGTTCTATTCTTTACCATGCAGACTGGATAACCTTTTCCCAGCTCTTTAA
- the LOC130717622 gene encoding uncharacterized protein LOC130717622 — MENQNLNQKKKNSYPSLPSNYVTLAQLQQRWLNQQTQNQDKQQQQQPQHQEEEPIAASTNETAAGDSVTNRREPEAGAGIGGESADLNKKVAESSKKKRKAWKGNRKRKPNVEEQKAAIEEGSEAAIRSEVNEKNGVDSVKVEEEEGERKFGGSSVNAVKGNRNGRVRRVEQKGVSVGGPRTAIGMVWSEKRRVDLVKVEENVEQKVRVLTVVKGNRNGRMRRMNKVEQKGARASEGGSKITIGSDLDEKKSVDLVKLEEKVEQKFGGLTVNGNQNGGMRRMNEVEQKGESEGGSKTMIGCELNEKKNVDLVKLEEKAEQKFGGLAVKGNQNGGMRRMNKVEQKAANGDSKTAIGNNLNEKKRVDLVKLEEKVEQEFGGLTVNGNQNGGMRRMNKVEQKAANGGSETAIGSDLNEKRNVDLVKVEEKAEQKSGGFSVNSVKGNHNGRMRRMNNNDGFRHYESQRNGHGTGYRRHGGFNGQHSNVQRGKSDKMVWVRKDDVGAGAGAGAGDGGEIESET; from the coding sequence ATGGAGAATCAGAATCtcaatcagaagaagaagaacagttACCCCTCTCTCCCTTCCAACTACGTCACTCTCGCTCAACTCCAACAGCGATGGCTCAACCAACAAACCCAGAACCaagacaaacaacaacaacaacaaccgcaGCATCAAGAAGAAGAACCGATTGCGGCTTCAACGAATGAAACCGCTGCCGGAGACTCGGTCACCAACCGCCGTGAACCGGAGGCCGGCGCCGGAATCGGAGGTGAATCCGCCGATCTGAACAAGAAGGTCGCTGAATCGTCGAAGAAGAAGCGGAAAGCATGGAAAGGGAATCGGAAGCGGAAACCTAACGTGGAGGAGCAGAAAGCAGCGATTGAAGAAGGTTCGGAAGCTGCAATCCGAAGCGAGGTGAACGAGAAGAATGGCGTTGATTCGGTcaaggtggaggaggaggaaggtgAGCGGAAATTTGGGGGTTCATCGGTCAACGCGGTGAAGGGGAATCGGAATGGGAGAGTGAGAAGGGTGGAGCAGAAAGGAGTGAGTGTAGGAGGTCCGAGAACTGCAATTGGAATGGTGTGGAGCGAGAAGAGAAGAGTTGATTTGGTAAAAGTGGAGGAGAATGTTGAACAGAAAGTTAGGGTTTTAACTGTTGTGAAGGGGAATCGGAATGGGAGAATGAGAAGAATGAACAAGGTGGAGCAGAAGGGAGCGAGAGCGAGTGAAGGAGGTTCGAAAATCACAATCGGAAGCGATTTGGATGAGAAGAAGAGTGTTGATTTGGTGAAATTGGAGGAGAAAGTTGAACAGAAATTTGGGGGTTTAACTGTGAATGGGAATCAGAATGGGGGGATGAGAAGAATGAATGAGGTGGAGCAGAAAGGAGAGAGTGAAGGAGGTTCGAAAACCATGATCGGATGCGAgttgaatgaaaagaaaaatgttgATTTGGTGAAATTGGAGGAGAAAGCTGAGCAGAAATTTGGGGGTTTAGCTGTGAAGGGGAATCAGAATGGAGGGATGAGAAGAATGAACAAGGTGGAGCAGAAAGCAGCGAATGGAGATTCGAAAACCGCAATCGGAAACAATTTGAACGAAAAGAAAAGGGTTGATTTGGTGAAATTGGAGGAGAAAGTTGAGCAGGAATTTGGGGGTTTAACTGTGAATGGGAATCAGAATGGAGGGATGAGAAGAATGAACAAGGTGGAACAGAAAGCAGCTAATGGAGGTTCGGAAACCGCAATTGGAAGCGATTTGAACGAAAAGAGAAATGTTGATTTGGTAAAAGTGGAGGAGAAAGCTGAACAGAAATCTGGGGGTTTTTCAGTCAACTCAGTGAAGGGGAATCACAATGGGAGAATGAGAAGAATGAATAACAATGACGGTTTTCGCCACTATGAATCTCAGAGGAATGGTCATGGCACTGGCTACCGTCGTCACGGTGGTTTCAATGGTCAACACTCCAATGTTCAGAGGGGGAAAAGTGACAAGATGGTTTGGGTTAGGAAAGATGATGTTGGTGCTGGTGCTGGTGCTGGTGCTGGTGATGGTGGTGAAATTGAGAGTGAGACCTAG
- the LOC130718296 gene encoding protein SOB FIVE-LIKE 5-like isoform X1 produces MDISASQYSSASESGWTHYLDQSSFSESYFQRRGGIGECEEGKGATMEESEEDLSMVSDASSGPPHYDNECHYGNWQYPYSSSTTKESQKKKKVKEYGRIQQPSLLDDTASSPDFSWPNESHKKQDNFSGNGGVESELDFSQCVSATRTKQRKTKFQKHFSFGKLSSQEPGGIDGGKGK; encoded by the exons ATGGATATTTCTGCTTCACAATACAGCAGTGCTAGTGAATCTGGTTGGACCCATTACTTGGACCAATCCTCTTTTTCTGAAAGTTACTTCCAAAGAAGAGGTGGGATTGGGGAGTGTGAAGAAGGAAAAGGAGCAACAATGGAGGAGTCTGAAGAGGATTTGTCCATGGTTTCGGATGCTTCTTCTGGACCTCCACATTATGACAATGAATGTCATTATGGAAATTGGCAATATCCTTACAGTTCTTCTACAACCAAAGAatcccagaagaagaagaaggttaaAGAATATGGAAGAATTCAACAACCTTCACTTCTTGATGACACTGCAAGCTCCCCTGATTTTAGCTGGCCCAATGAGAGTCACAAG AAGCAAGACAATTTCTCAGGGAATGGAGGAGTAGAAAGTGAATTGGATTTTTCACAATGTGTATCTGCAACAAGAACAAAG CAGAGAAAGACTAAATTCCAGAAGCACTTCAGTTTTGGAAAACTATCTTCACAGGAACCAG GTGGTATAGATGGAGGAAAAGGGAAATGA
- the LOC130717623 gene encoding uncharacterized protein LOC130717623: MIHRRSTDDKPNISTQQFVRQVLQDGHDTDPDFQSNAWLSALQLNGSATPLGAITHHHERVDHVIGVIKSCNPNGFGDATVTLKDPTGTVGASIHHKVFTESVFAKDITVGSVLLLQKVAVFSPRKSNCYLNITLSNVVKVFSKDSAPPPGSFTNITED, from the exons ATGATTCACCGCAGATCCACCGACGACAAACCAAACATTTCAACCCAACAATTCGTTAGGCAAGTCCTCCAAGACGGCCACGACACCGATCCCGATTTCCAATCCAATGCTTGGCTTTCAGCCCTGCAATTAAACGGATCTGCCACTCCTCTGGGCGCAATCACTCACCATCATGAAAGAGTAGATCACGTCATCGGTGTTATCAAATCCTGCAATCCCAATGGGTTTGGAGATGCAACAGTTACACTCAAG GACCCTACGGGCACTGTTGGCGCTAGTATCCATCACAAGGTCTTCACTGAAAGCGTATTTGCGAAagacataactgttggatctgttctgcTTCTCCAAAAG GTCGCTGTGTTCTCTCCTAGAAAGTCTAATTGTTATCTGAATATAACCTTGTCCAATGTAGTCAAG GTATTTTCAAAGGACAGTGCACCTCCACCTGGAAGCTTCACAAACATAACAGAAGATTAA
- the LOC130717731 gene encoding WD repeat-containing protein PCN-like, with translation MGTKLYKISSIDWKPSPVIALATSLDGLRVAASRQDGSLELWLVSPGSIGWHCQLTIHGDPNRRASSLIWCPDVSNGMQCGRLFSSNIDGSVTRWDLFHLKQTTVLDSDGVSIWQMAAEPLKSDMPNDEKMGDHMGNGYVSELQGSDEHEDSESDSGSDSDSDSPKQPEYPRVAIGYDDGAVRIYAISDADEFIYVKSFRRVKGRVLSVAWSTDAKFIYSGSSDGIIRCWDAVLGNEIYRITAGLGGLGSGPELCIWSLLSLRSGTLVSADSSGSVQFWDSQHGTLLQAHSLHKGDVNALAAAPSHDKVFSAGSDGQVILYKLSGQSSASEDSSSLKMMKKWIYVHYIRAHTHDVRALTVAVPISQEDSLPDERIKRARREGKPIEYSYHKWAHLGVPMLISAGDDTKLFAYPVKEFTKFSPHDICPAPQRTPIHLVHDTAFNQSPMLLVQSLHCIDVHLLQLKDVHTAGAYAKTEILARVKSKGSRKIICSSIANSGALFGYSDHVKPSLFELKRSEGGKITWSVSRRKLPQRLPFAHCMIFTHDSSWLIVAGHDRKIYVVDVSCSELVHTFTPSRELKDEELPPTEPPITRLFTSSDRQWLAAVNCFGDIYVFNLEILRQHWFISRLDGASVTAGGFLPQNNNILVVTTSSNQVYVFDVEVRQLGEWSMRNTFVLPRRYQEFPGEVIGLSFPPSETLTAVVYSSRAMCFIDFKLPVEQDDSEMLLTQDSVGRNIQNLNVKKRTKYRKNFEVVPLENPVLFLTHIKNNSFFMIDKPWLEVVKSLEASPVHRHIFGS, from the exons atgggCACCAAACTCTACAAGATCAGCTCCATAGATTGGAAACCTTCACCCGTCATAGCCCTAGCCACCAGCCTCGACGGCCTTCGCGTCGCCGCTTCACGCCAAGACGGTTCCTTAGAGCTCTGGCTCGTTTCTCCTGGCTCCATCGGTTGGCACTGTCAATTG ACGATTCACGGTGACCCTAATCGGAGAGCTTCGTCGCTTATTTGGTGCCCTGATGTCTCCAATGGGATGCAGTGTGGTCGGTTGTTCTCTTCCAACATTGATGGCTCGGTTACTCGCTGGGATCTTTTCCACTTGAAGCAGACG ACGGTGCTAGATTCTGATGGCGTCTCGATCTGGCAAATGGCTGCAGAGCCGCTGAAAAGTGACATGCCAAATGATGAGAAGATGGGTGATCATATGGGGAATGGGTACGTGAGTGAATTGCAAGGTTCGGATGAGCATGAGGACAGTGAAAGTGATTCAGGTTCTGATTCAGATTCTGATTCACCCAAGCAACCTGAGTATCCACGTGTAGCGATTGGTTATGATGATGGGGCTGTGAGAATTTATGCCATTTCTGATGCTGATGAATTTATATATGTAAAGTCCTTCCGTCGGGTCAAAG GACGGGTTTTAAGTGTGGCTTGGAGTACAGATGCTAAATTCATATATTCAGGCAGTAGTGATGG GATAATACGGTGCTGGGATGCTGTATTGGGTAATGAAATCTATAGAATTACAGCTGGACTTGGAGGTTTGGGCAGCGGACCGGAGCTCTGTATATGGTCATTATTGTCTTTAAG GTCTGGGACACTTGTTAGTGCAGACAGCAGTGGTAGCGTCCAGTTTTGGGACAGCCAACATGGAACTCTATTGCAAGCTCATTCTTTACACAAGGGAGATGTTAATGCTCTGGCAGCAGCCCCTAGTCATGATAAGGTGTTCTCTGCTGGTTCTGATGGCCAG gTTATTCTGTATAAGCTGTCTGGTCAGTCATCAGCATCTGAGGATAGCAGTTCCttgaaaatgatgaagaaatgGATCTATGTTCATTATATAAGGGCTCATACCCATGATGTCAGAGCCTTGACTGTTGCCGTACCGATTAGTCAAGAAG ATTCTTTGCCAGATGAGAGGATTAAAAGAGCTCGACGTGAGGGAAAGCCCATTGAATATAGTTACCATAAGTGGGCTCATTTGGGAGTTCCGATGCTTATATCAGCTGGAGATGACACAAAACTCTTTGCATACCCTGTAAAAGAATTTACAAAGTTTTCTCCGCACGATATCTGTCCCGCGCCTCAGAGAACACCCATTCATCTAGTGCATGATACCGCCTTCAACCAATCACCAATGCTATTGGTCCAGTCTTTACATTGCATAGATGTTCATTTGCTGCAACTAAAAGATGTTCACACAGCTGGAGCCTATGCGAAGACTGAGATACTTGCCCGAGTGAAGAGCAAGGGATCTCGTAAGATAATTTGCAGCTCCATTGCTAATTCTGGGGCGCTTTTTGGGTACTCAGATCATGTGAAGCCTAGTCTTTTTGAATTGAAGAGGAGTGAAGGTGGGAAAATAACATGGAGTGTTAGTAGAAGGAAACTTCCTCAGAGATTACCATTTGCCCATTGTATGATTTTTACTCACGACTCCTCTTGGTTGATTGTAGCTGGGCATGATAGGAAGATATAT GTTGTGGATGTCAGTTGCTCGGAACTAGTGCATACTTTTACACCCTCTCGTGAATTGAAAGACGAAGAATTACCTCCAACCGAACCTCCTATAACAAGATTATTTACTAGTTCGGACAGGCAGTGGTTGGCAGCCGTGAACTGCTTTGGGGATATATATGTATTTAACTTGGAGATACTAAG GCAACACTGGTTCATTTCAAGATTAGATGGTGCCTCTGTAACAGCTGGTGGGTTTCTGCCCCAGAACAACAATATTCTGGTAGTTACGACTTCCTCAAATCAAGTGTATGTGTTTGACGTTGAGGTCAGACAATTGGGAGAATGGTCGATGCGGAATACATTTGTTCTTCCCAGGAGATACCAGGAATTTCCTGGTGAAGTTATTGGGCTTTCATTCCCTCCCTCAGAAACTTTAACGGCAGTTGTTTATAGTTCCAG GGCAATGTGCTTCATTGACTTTAAGTTGCCTGTGGAGCAAGATGATAGTGAGATGCTACTTACTCAGGATTCAGTGGGTAGGAATATACAAAATTTGAATGTTAAGAAAAGGACTAAATATAGGAAGAACTTCGAAGTGGTGCCATTAGAGAATCCTGTTTTATTTTTAACCCATATTAAGAACAATTCCTTTTTTATGATTGACAAACCCTGGTTGGAAGTGGTCAAAAGTTTGGAAGCTTCACCCGTCCACAGACATATTTTCGGGTCATAA